The following are encoded in a window of Osmia bicornis bicornis chromosome 15, iOsmBic2.1, whole genome shotgun sequence genomic DNA:
- the LOC114876493 gene encoding sodium/potassium-transporting ATPase subunit alpha isoform X1, which yields MASKGKLATEHGRSDSYRVATLPKIRDDNKTADGMYKSRRKNPKRRTDNLDDLKQELDIDFHKITPEELYQRFQTHPENGLSHAKARENLERDGPNSLTPPKQTPEWVKFCKNLFGGFALLLWIGAILCFIAYSIQATTSEDPNDDNLYLGIVLAAVVIVTGIFSYYQESKSSKIMESFKNMVPQFATVIREGEKLTLRAEELVLGDVVEVKFGDRIPADIRIIESRGFKVDNSSLTGESEPQSRSPEFTNENPLETKNLAFFSTNAVEGTAKGVVICCGDQTVMGRIAGLASGLDTGETPIAKEIHHFIHLITGVAVFLGITFFLIAFILGYHWLDAVIFLIGIIVANVPEGLLATVTVCLTLTAKRMASKNCLVKNLEAVETLGSTSTICSDKTGTLTQNRMTVAHMWFDNQIIEADTTEDQSGLQYDRTSPGFKALAKIATLCNRAEFKPGQEKQPILQRQVNGDASEAALLKCMELALGDVMGIRKRNKKVCEIPFNSTNKYQVSIHESDNPDDPRHLLVMKGAPERILDRCSTIFIGGKEKVLDEEMKEAFNNAYLELGGLGERVLGFCDFTLPSDKFPIGYKFNCDDPNFPLEALRFVGLMSMIDPPRAAVPDAVAKCRSAGIKVIMVTGDHPITAKAIAKSVGIISEGNETIEDIAQRLNIPVSEVNPREAKAAVIHGTELRELNSDQLDEILRYHTEIVFARTSPQQKLIIVEGCQRMGAIVAVTGDGVNDSPALKKADIGVAMGIAGSDVSKQAADMILLDDNFASIVTGVEEGRLIFDNLKKSIAYTLTSNIPEISPFLAFILCDIPLPLGTVTILCIDLGTDMVPAISLAYEAPESDIMKRQPRDPYRDNLVNRRLISMAYGQIGMIQAAAGFFVYFVIMAENGFLPLYLFGIRKQWDSKAINDLRDSYGQEWTYNDRKTLEFTCHTAFFVSIVIVQWADLIVCKTRRNSIIHQGMRNWALNFGLVFETALAAFLSYTPGMDKGLRMFPLKFVWWLPALPFMLAIFIYDETRRFYLRRNPGGWLEQETYY from the exons CATGGCCGTTCAGATTCGTACAGGGTCGCCACGTTACCGAAAATTCGCGACGACAACAAAACAGCCGATGGGATGTACAAG TCGCGGCGGAAGAACCCAAAGCGGAGGACGGACAATTTAGATGACCTGAAGCAGGAGTTGGACATTGATTTCCACAAAATCACCCCCGAAGAACTGTATCAGAGATTTCAGACGCACCCCGAAAAC GGCCTCAGTCATGCGAAGGCAAGGGAGAATCTGGAGAGGGATGGGCCAAACTCGTTAACGCCACCGAAACAGACACCGGAATGGGTGAAATTCTGCAAGAATCTTTTCGGTGGTTTCGCGTTGCTGTTATGGATCGGTGCGATCCTTTGCTTCATCGCGTACTCGATCCAGGCGACGACCAGCGAGGACCCGAACGACGACAATTTGTACCTGGGTATCGTGTTGGCGGCGGTGGTTATAGTTACGGGCATATTCTCGTATTACCAGGAGAGCAAATCAAGCAAAATCATGGAATCGTTCAAGAACATGGTACCGCAATTCGCGACGGTGATCAGAGAAGGCGAGAAACTGACATTGAGGGCGGAGGAATTGGTACTCGGCGACGTGGTCGAGGTGAAGTTCGGCGATCGTATACCGGCGGACATAAGGATCATCGAATCGCGTGGATTCAAAGTGGACAACTCATCGTTGACCGGTGAATCCGAACCACAGTCGAGGTCCCCCGAGTTCACGAACGAGAATCCGTTAGAAACGAAAAATCTCGCCTTCTTCTCGACGAATGCCGTTGAAGGCACGGCGAAGGGTGTGGTGATCTGCTGTGGCGATCAGACGGTAATGGGAAGGATTGCTGGCCTGGCATCCGGCCTTGACACCGGTGAAACGCCGATCGCTAAGGAGATACACCACTTTATCCATTTGATTACCGGCGTTGCAGTGTTCCTCGGTATAACCTTCTTCTTGATAGCGTTCATTCTCGGTTACCATTGGCTTGATGCGGTTATCTTCCTCATCGGTATCATCGTCGCCAACGTACCGGAAGGTTTGCTCGCTACCGTGACCGTGTGCCTGACCCTGACCGCGAAACGAATGGCCTCGAAGAATTGTCTGGTTAAGAATCTCGAGGCTGTCGAAACTTTAGGATCCACGTCGACCATTTGCTCGGACAAAACTGGCACACTGACGCAGAACCGGATGACCGTTGCCCATATGTGGTTCGACAACCAGATCATCGAGGCTGACACAACGGAGGATCAGTCTGGATTACAATACGACCGTACCAGCCCCGGCTTCAAAGCGTTGGCCAAGATTGCTACACTCTGTAATCGTGCCGAGTTCAAACCTGGCCAAGAGAAACAACCGATCCTACAGAGACAGGTGAACGGTGACGCGTCCGAGGCTGCTCTGTTGAAGTGCATGGAACTGGCGTTAGGAGACGTGATGGGTATCAGGAAACGCAACAAGAAGGTCTGCGAGATTCCGTTCAACTCTACCAACAAATACCAGGTGTCCATCCACGAGTCCGACAATCCAGATGACCCCAGACACCTGCTTGTAATGAAGGGTGCCCCGGAGAGAATTCTCGACCGATGCTCCACCATATTCATCGGTGGAAAGGAGAAAGTTCTGGACGAGGAGATGAAGGAAGCCTTCAACAATGCTTACCTCGAGCTAGGCGGTCTTGGCGAACGTGTACTCGGCTTCTGTGACTTCACGCTGCCGTCCGATAAGTTCCCGATCGGCTACAAGTTCAACTGCGACGATCCCAACTTCCCGCTCGAAGCACTCCGTTTCGTGGGCCTCATGTCTATGATCGACCCGCCCAGGGCTGCGGTACCCGACGCGGTCGCCAAATGCCGTTCAGCCGGTATCAAGGTGATCATGGTTACCGGCGATCACCCGATCACTGCCAAAGCCATTGCCAAATCCGTCGGCATCATCTCTGAAG GTAACGAGACTATCGAGGACATTGCTCAACGGTTGAACATCCCAGTGTCCGAAGTGAATCCCCGCGAGGCCAAGGCCGCCGTGATTCACGGAACTGAACTCAGGGAACTGAATTCCGACCAACTGGACGAGATTCTCAGGTACCACACCGAAATTGTGTTCGCCCGTACCTCGCCACAGCAGAAGCTCATCATCGTCGAAGGCTGTCAACGAATGGGTGCTATCGTCGCCGTAACTG GTGATGGTGTGAACGATTCGCCCGCGCTGAAGAAGGCCGACATCGGTGTAGCCATGGGTATCGCTGGTTCGGACGTGTCGAAACAAGCAGCCGACATGATCCTGCTCGACGACAACTTCGCCTCGATCGTGACCGGTGTCGAAGAGGGTCGTCTGATCTTCGACAACCTGAAGAAGTCAATCGCTTACACCCTGACCTCGAACATCCCCGAGATCTCACCCTTCCTGGCGTTTATCCTTTGCGATATACCTCTGCCACTCGGTACCGTCACTATTCTCTGCATCGACTTGGGAACTGACATG GTGCCGGCCATCTCGCTAGCTTACGAGGCACCGGAGTCGGACATAATGAAACGGCAGCCCCGCGATCCTTACAGAGACAATCTTGTCAACCGAAG GCTTATTTCGATGGCATACGGTCAGATCGGTATGATCCAAGCAGCAGCTGGTTTCTTCGTGTACTTCGTAATCATGGCTGAGAATGGATTCCTTCCTCTGTATCTTTTCGGTATCCGAAAACAATGGGATTCCAAGGCTATCAATGATCTTCGCGACAGCTACGGCCAAGAATGG ACATACAATGATCGCAAGACACTGGAGTTCACCTGCCACACAGCCTTCTTCGTATCAATTGTGATCGTCCAGTGGGCCGATTTGATCGTCTGCAAGACGCGACGTAACTCCATCATTCACCAGGGAATGAGAAACTGGGCCCTGAACTTTGGTCTGGTATTCGAGACCGCCCTCGCCGCATTCCTAAGCTACACACCTGGCATGGACAAGGGTCTCCGCATGTTCCCTCTCAA ATTCGTCTGGTGGTTACCCGCCCTTCCTTTCATGCTCGCCATTTTCATCTacgacgagacgagacgattCTACCTCCGCCGGAATCCAGGAGGCTGGCTCGAGCAAGAAACTTACTATTAG
- the LOC114876493 gene encoding sodium/potassium-transporting ATPase subunit alpha isoform X3, with translation MASKGKLATEHGRSDSYRVATLPKIRDDNKTADGMYKSRRKNPKRRTDNLDDLKQELDIDFHKITPEELYQRFQTHPENGLSHAKARENLERDGPNSLTPPKQTPEWVKFCKNLFGGFALLLWIGAILCFIAYSIQATTSEDPNDDNLYLGIVLAAVVIVTGIFSYYQESKSSKIMESFKNMVPQFATVIREGEKLTLRAEELVLGDVVEVKFGDRIPADIRIIESRGFKVDNSSLTGESEPQSRSPEFTNENPLETKNLAFFSTNAVEGTAKGVVICCGDQTVMGRIAGLASGLDTGETPIAKEIHHFIHLITGVAVFLGITFFLIAFILGYHWLDAVIFLIGIIVANVPEGLLATVTVCLTLTAKRMASKNCLVKNLEAVETLGSTSTICSDKTGTLTQNRMTVAHMWFDNQIIEADTTEDQSGLQYDRTSPGFKALAKIATLCNRAEFKPGQEKQPILQRQVNGDASEAALLKCMELALGDVMGIRKRNKKVCEIPFNSTNKYQVSIHESDNPDDPRHLLVMKGAPERILDRCSTIFIGGKEKVLDEEMKEAFNNAYLELGGLGERVLGFCDFTLPSDKFPIGYKFNCDDPNFPLEALRFVGLMSMIDPPRAAVPDAVAKCRSAGIKVIMVTGDHPITAKAIAKSVGIISEGNETIEDIAQRLNIPVSEVNPREAKAAVIHGTELRELNSDQLDEILRYHTEIVFARTSPQQKLIIVEGCQRMGAIVAVTGDGVNDSPALKKADIGVAMGIAGSDVSKQAADMILLDDNFASIVTGVEEGRLIFDNLKKSIAYTLTSNIPEISPFLAFILCDIPLPLGTVTILCIDLGTDMVPAISLAYEHAESDIMKRQPRDPSRDNLVNERLISMAYGQIGMIQAAAGFFVYFVIMAENGFLPLYLFGIRKQWDSKAINDLRDSYGQEWTYNDRKTLEFTCHTAFFVSIVIVQWADLIVCKTRRNSIIHQGMRNWALNFGLVFETALAAFLSYTPGMDKGLRMFPLKFVWWLPALPFMLAIFIYDETRRFYLRRNPGGWLEQETYY, from the exons CATGGCCGTTCAGATTCGTACAGGGTCGCCACGTTACCGAAAATTCGCGACGACAACAAAACAGCCGATGGGATGTACAAG TCGCGGCGGAAGAACCCAAAGCGGAGGACGGACAATTTAGATGACCTGAAGCAGGAGTTGGACATTGATTTCCACAAAATCACCCCCGAAGAACTGTATCAGAGATTTCAGACGCACCCCGAAAAC GGCCTCAGTCATGCGAAGGCAAGGGAGAATCTGGAGAGGGATGGGCCAAACTCGTTAACGCCACCGAAACAGACACCGGAATGGGTGAAATTCTGCAAGAATCTTTTCGGTGGTTTCGCGTTGCTGTTATGGATCGGTGCGATCCTTTGCTTCATCGCGTACTCGATCCAGGCGACGACCAGCGAGGACCCGAACGACGACAATTTGTACCTGGGTATCGTGTTGGCGGCGGTGGTTATAGTTACGGGCATATTCTCGTATTACCAGGAGAGCAAATCAAGCAAAATCATGGAATCGTTCAAGAACATGGTACCGCAATTCGCGACGGTGATCAGAGAAGGCGAGAAACTGACATTGAGGGCGGAGGAATTGGTACTCGGCGACGTGGTCGAGGTGAAGTTCGGCGATCGTATACCGGCGGACATAAGGATCATCGAATCGCGTGGATTCAAAGTGGACAACTCATCGTTGACCGGTGAATCCGAACCACAGTCGAGGTCCCCCGAGTTCACGAACGAGAATCCGTTAGAAACGAAAAATCTCGCCTTCTTCTCGACGAATGCCGTTGAAGGCACGGCGAAGGGTGTGGTGATCTGCTGTGGCGATCAGACGGTAATGGGAAGGATTGCTGGCCTGGCATCCGGCCTTGACACCGGTGAAACGCCGATCGCTAAGGAGATACACCACTTTATCCATTTGATTACCGGCGTTGCAGTGTTCCTCGGTATAACCTTCTTCTTGATAGCGTTCATTCTCGGTTACCATTGGCTTGATGCGGTTATCTTCCTCATCGGTATCATCGTCGCCAACGTACCGGAAGGTTTGCTCGCTACCGTGACCGTGTGCCTGACCCTGACCGCGAAACGAATGGCCTCGAAGAATTGTCTGGTTAAGAATCTCGAGGCTGTCGAAACTTTAGGATCCACGTCGACCATTTGCTCGGACAAAACTGGCACACTGACGCAGAACCGGATGACCGTTGCCCATATGTGGTTCGACAACCAGATCATCGAGGCTGACACAACGGAGGATCAGTCTGGATTACAATACGACCGTACCAGCCCCGGCTTCAAAGCGTTGGCCAAGATTGCTACACTCTGTAATCGTGCCGAGTTCAAACCTGGCCAAGAGAAACAACCGATCCTACAGAGACAGGTGAACGGTGACGCGTCCGAGGCTGCTCTGTTGAAGTGCATGGAACTGGCGTTAGGAGACGTGATGGGTATCAGGAAACGCAACAAGAAGGTCTGCGAGATTCCGTTCAACTCTACCAACAAATACCAGGTGTCCATCCACGAGTCCGACAATCCAGATGACCCCAGACACCTGCTTGTAATGAAGGGTGCCCCGGAGAGAATTCTCGACCGATGCTCCACCATATTCATCGGTGGAAAGGAGAAAGTTCTGGACGAGGAGATGAAGGAAGCCTTCAACAATGCTTACCTCGAGCTAGGCGGTCTTGGCGAACGTGTACTCGGCTTCTGTGACTTCACGCTGCCGTCCGATAAGTTCCCGATCGGCTACAAGTTCAACTGCGACGATCCCAACTTCCCGCTCGAAGCACTCCGTTTCGTGGGCCTCATGTCTATGATCGACCCGCCCAGGGCTGCGGTACCCGACGCGGTCGCCAAATGCCGTTCAGCCGGTATCAAGGTGATCATGGTTACCGGCGATCACCCGATCACTGCCAAAGCCATTGCCAAATCCGTCGGCATCATCTCTGAAG GTAACGAGACTATCGAGGACATTGCTCAACGGTTGAACATCCCAGTGTCCGAAGTGAATCCCCGCGAGGCCAAGGCCGCCGTGATTCACGGAACTGAACTCAGGGAACTGAATTCCGACCAACTGGACGAGATTCTCAGGTACCACACCGAAATTGTGTTCGCCCGTACCTCGCCACAGCAGAAGCTCATCATCGTCGAAGGCTGTCAACGAATGGGTGCTATCGTCGCCGTAACTG GTGATGGTGTGAACGATTCGCCCGCGCTGAAGAAGGCCGACATCGGTGTAGCCATGGGTATCGCTGGTTCGGACGTGTCGAAACAAGCAGCCGACATGATCCTGCTCGACGACAACTTCGCCTCGATCGTGACCGGTGTCGAAGAGGGTCGTCTGATCTTCGACAACCTGAAGAAGTCAATCGCTTACACCCTGACCTCGAACATCCCCGAGATCTCACCCTTCCTGGCGTTTATCCTTTGCGATATACCTCTGCCACTCGGTACCGTCACTATTCTCTGCATCGACTTGGGAACTGACATG GTGCCTGCCATATCTCTGGCGTACGAGCACGCCGAATCGGACATCATGAAAAGGCAGCCTCGCGATCCCAGCAGGGACAACCTCGTCAACGAAAG GCTTATTTCGATGGCATACGGTCAGATCGGTATGATCCAAGCAGCAGCTGGTTTCTTCGTGTACTTCGTAATCATGGCTGAGAATGGATTCCTTCCTCTGTATCTTTTCGGTATCCGAAAACAATGGGATTCCAAGGCTATCAATGATCTTCGCGACAGCTACGGCCAAGAATGG ACATACAATGATCGCAAGACACTGGAGTTCACCTGCCACACAGCCTTCTTCGTATCAATTGTGATCGTCCAGTGGGCCGATTTGATCGTCTGCAAGACGCGACGTAACTCCATCATTCACCAGGGAATGAGAAACTGGGCCCTGAACTTTGGTCTGGTATTCGAGACCGCCCTCGCCGCATTCCTAAGCTACACACCTGGCATGGACAAGGGTCTCCGCATGTTCCCTCTCAA ATTCGTCTGGTGGTTACCCGCCCTTCCTTTCATGCTCGCCATTTTCATCTacgacgagacgagacgattCTACCTCCGCCGGAATCCAGGAGGCTGGCTCGAGCAAGAAACTTACTATTAG
- the LOC114876493 gene encoding sodium/potassium-transporting ATPase subunit alpha isoform X8, with amino-acid sequence MSRRKNPKRRTDNLDDLKQELDIDFHKITPEELYQRFQTHPENGLSHAKARENLERDGPNSLTPPKQTPEWVKFCKNLFGGFALLLWIGAILCFIAYSIQATTSEDPNDDNLYLGIVLAAVVIVTGIFSYYQESKSSKIMESFKNMVPQFATVIREGEKLTLRAEELVLGDVVEVKFGDRIPADIRIIESRGFKVDNSSLTGESEPQSRSPEFTNENPLETKNLAFFSTNAVEGTAKGVVICCGDQTVMGRIAGLASGLDTGETPIAKEIHHFIHLITGVAVFLGITFFLIAFILGYHWLDAVIFLIGIIVANVPEGLLATVTVCLTLTAKRMASKNCLVKNLEAVETLGSTSTICSDKTGTLTQNRMTVAHMWFDNQIIEADTTEDQSGLQYDRTSPGFKALAKIATLCNRAEFKPGQEKQPILQRQVNGDASEAALLKCMELALGDVMGIRKRNKKVCEIPFNSTNKYQVSIHESDNPDDPRHLLVMKGAPERILDRCSTIFIGGKEKVLDEEMKEAFNNAYLELGGLGERVLGFCDFTLPSDKFPIGYKFNCDDPNFPLEALRFVGLMSMIDPPRAAVPDAVAKCRSAGIKVIMVTGDHPITAKAIAKSVGIISEGNETIEDIAQRLNIPVSEVNPREAKAAVIHGTELRELNSDQLDEILRYHTEIVFARTSPQQKLIIVEGCQRMGAIVAVTGDGVNDSPALKKADIGVAMGIAGSDVSKQAADMILLDDNFASIVTGVEEGRLIFDNLKKSIAYTLTSNIPEISPFLAFILCDIPLPLGTVTILCIDLGTDMVPAISLAYEAPESDIMKRQPRDPYRDNLVNRRLISMAYGQIGMIQAAAGFFVYFVIMAENGFLPLYLFGIRKQWDSKAINDLRDSYGQEWTYNDRKTLEFTCHTAFFVSIVIVQWADLIVCKTRRNSIIHQGMRNWALNFGLVFETALAAFLSYTPGMDKGLRMFPLKFVWWLPALPFMLAIFIYDETRRFYLRRNPGGWLEQETYY; translated from the exons TCGCGGCGGAAGAACCCAAAGCGGAGGACGGACAATTTAGATGACCTGAAGCAGGAGTTGGACATTGATTTCCACAAAATCACCCCCGAAGAACTGTATCAGAGATTTCAGACGCACCCCGAAAAC GGCCTCAGTCATGCGAAGGCAAGGGAGAATCTGGAGAGGGATGGGCCAAACTCGTTAACGCCACCGAAACAGACACCGGAATGGGTGAAATTCTGCAAGAATCTTTTCGGTGGTTTCGCGTTGCTGTTATGGATCGGTGCGATCCTTTGCTTCATCGCGTACTCGATCCAGGCGACGACCAGCGAGGACCCGAACGACGACAATTTGTACCTGGGTATCGTGTTGGCGGCGGTGGTTATAGTTACGGGCATATTCTCGTATTACCAGGAGAGCAAATCAAGCAAAATCATGGAATCGTTCAAGAACATGGTACCGCAATTCGCGACGGTGATCAGAGAAGGCGAGAAACTGACATTGAGGGCGGAGGAATTGGTACTCGGCGACGTGGTCGAGGTGAAGTTCGGCGATCGTATACCGGCGGACATAAGGATCATCGAATCGCGTGGATTCAAAGTGGACAACTCATCGTTGACCGGTGAATCCGAACCACAGTCGAGGTCCCCCGAGTTCACGAACGAGAATCCGTTAGAAACGAAAAATCTCGCCTTCTTCTCGACGAATGCCGTTGAAGGCACGGCGAAGGGTGTGGTGATCTGCTGTGGCGATCAGACGGTAATGGGAAGGATTGCTGGCCTGGCATCCGGCCTTGACACCGGTGAAACGCCGATCGCTAAGGAGATACACCACTTTATCCATTTGATTACCGGCGTTGCAGTGTTCCTCGGTATAACCTTCTTCTTGATAGCGTTCATTCTCGGTTACCATTGGCTTGATGCGGTTATCTTCCTCATCGGTATCATCGTCGCCAACGTACCGGAAGGTTTGCTCGCTACCGTGACCGTGTGCCTGACCCTGACCGCGAAACGAATGGCCTCGAAGAATTGTCTGGTTAAGAATCTCGAGGCTGTCGAAACTTTAGGATCCACGTCGACCATTTGCTCGGACAAAACTGGCACACTGACGCAGAACCGGATGACCGTTGCCCATATGTGGTTCGACAACCAGATCATCGAGGCTGACACAACGGAGGATCAGTCTGGATTACAATACGACCGTACCAGCCCCGGCTTCAAAGCGTTGGCCAAGATTGCTACACTCTGTAATCGTGCCGAGTTCAAACCTGGCCAAGAGAAACAACCGATCCTACAGAGACAGGTGAACGGTGACGCGTCCGAGGCTGCTCTGTTGAAGTGCATGGAACTGGCGTTAGGAGACGTGATGGGTATCAGGAAACGCAACAAGAAGGTCTGCGAGATTCCGTTCAACTCTACCAACAAATACCAGGTGTCCATCCACGAGTCCGACAATCCAGATGACCCCAGACACCTGCTTGTAATGAAGGGTGCCCCGGAGAGAATTCTCGACCGATGCTCCACCATATTCATCGGTGGAAAGGAGAAAGTTCTGGACGAGGAGATGAAGGAAGCCTTCAACAATGCTTACCTCGAGCTAGGCGGTCTTGGCGAACGTGTACTCGGCTTCTGTGACTTCACGCTGCCGTCCGATAAGTTCCCGATCGGCTACAAGTTCAACTGCGACGATCCCAACTTCCCGCTCGAAGCACTCCGTTTCGTGGGCCTCATGTCTATGATCGACCCGCCCAGGGCTGCGGTACCCGACGCGGTCGCCAAATGCCGTTCAGCCGGTATCAAGGTGATCATGGTTACCGGCGATCACCCGATCACTGCCAAAGCCATTGCCAAATCCGTCGGCATCATCTCTGAAG GTAACGAGACTATCGAGGACATTGCTCAACGGTTGAACATCCCAGTGTCCGAAGTGAATCCCCGCGAGGCCAAGGCCGCCGTGATTCACGGAACTGAACTCAGGGAACTGAATTCCGACCAACTGGACGAGATTCTCAGGTACCACACCGAAATTGTGTTCGCCCGTACCTCGCCACAGCAGAAGCTCATCATCGTCGAAGGCTGTCAACGAATGGGTGCTATCGTCGCCGTAACTG GTGATGGTGTGAACGATTCGCCCGCGCTGAAGAAGGCCGACATCGGTGTAGCCATGGGTATCGCTGGTTCGGACGTGTCGAAACAAGCAGCCGACATGATCCTGCTCGACGACAACTTCGCCTCGATCGTGACCGGTGTCGAAGAGGGTCGTCTGATCTTCGACAACCTGAAGAAGTCAATCGCTTACACCCTGACCTCGAACATCCCCGAGATCTCACCCTTCCTGGCGTTTATCCTTTGCGATATACCTCTGCCACTCGGTACCGTCACTATTCTCTGCATCGACTTGGGAACTGACATG GTGCCGGCCATCTCGCTAGCTTACGAGGCACCGGAGTCGGACATAATGAAACGGCAGCCCCGCGATCCTTACAGAGACAATCTTGTCAACCGAAG GCTTATTTCGATGGCATACGGTCAGATCGGTATGATCCAAGCAGCAGCTGGTTTCTTCGTGTACTTCGTAATCATGGCTGAGAATGGATTCCTTCCTCTGTATCTTTTCGGTATCCGAAAACAATGGGATTCCAAGGCTATCAATGATCTTCGCGACAGCTACGGCCAAGAATGG ACATACAATGATCGCAAGACACTGGAGTTCACCTGCCACACAGCCTTCTTCGTATCAATTGTGATCGTCCAGTGGGCCGATTTGATCGTCTGCAAGACGCGACGTAACTCCATCATTCACCAGGGAATGAGAAACTGGGCCCTGAACTTTGGTCTGGTATTCGAGACCGCCCTCGCCGCATTCCTAAGCTACACACCTGGCATGGACAAGGGTCTCCGCATGTTCCCTCTCAA ATTCGTCTGGTGGTTACCCGCCCTTCCTTTCATGCTCGCCATTTTCATCTacgacgagacgagacgattCTACCTCCGCCGGAATCCAGGAGGCTGGCTCGAGCAAGAAACTTACTATTAG